In Castor canadensis chromosome 6, mCasCan1.hap1v2, whole genome shotgun sequence, the genomic window GTTGTTTCTGCTTACAGTGTTCCATCCTTTCATTGTAGCTTCTatcagtatttttatttcatcattttaaccATGCTTATCATAAATTATTCTTcagattattgttatttttagtttatttgtttgGTCATCTTATAGATTTGTTTGTGGgtagttcattttcttcatttgcatttcttggtttgtgttttttattatgtgaaataattttcaacattttaaagatgaacTTTGCATAGGTCCTGCACTAGAGAAAACTCCCTGCAGAATAAGTTTTGCATTTGCTTCTCCTGAAACCTTAGGACCCATACTCCAGCCCTGAATGTGATGCTTATATCATGCAGTGCAAATTAAATCCCACACCTTCAAATGGTGTATGacttggtgtttgatttttttccccccaggaactcagataaataaaaagtatgttcTTGGTAGGCAGTAAGAAGTTTTGCCATCACCTCTTTTAGGAAGCTAATGCCCTTCTAGACCCCAGGTATTATGAAGGGAGCTTAATTCAGTTCCCTACAACACACAGGTTCAAGGTCACATCTCCTGTTCCTGTAGGGCATCAAAAGGTTAGCCCCAGTTCTGAGGGTTAATGTGCCAGCTCAAACCACCAGGGTCTCTGGCCCATCCACTTTCATCTACCAATCTGAAtttggtttctccttttatttctgtaTCCCAGagatttccctttctctctttaaaGTTTAAGCACATGTTAAAATATTTGCCTTTGTTATGTGGTGTCCAGAATTTGTGTGTGAGGGGAAGAGTAGCCTTGTAGAATATTTCAACCTGCCAGAACTTTTGCCATGCTCTTCTAACCCATGTCTCATATTTGGAAATCCATAGTATAGTTTGTCAAATTTCTTGAACTGTTTCTAAACACTGGAAAGTCAGGATATTAGCAATTCAGCTCTGCAATGGTCACAAGGGTCCAATACCTCAATTTTAGACTCAGCTTCACCACTTTCTAGCTGTGCAGTTCTGAACATAGCACTGAACCTTTCTGAACTATTTTCTTCATCTAAAAACATGGATTAAAATAAACCTATATCATAAATGggaaagaataataaatgaaGTAATAAATTTCAGAATACTATTTAAAATTAAGGGTTTTACAAAGggatcatatatgtatatatactatttGAATATATATGTGGATTTAGTTGTGGATTTCAAGAACATTCTGCTTTATGACTGGAAACTTTCATGGTATTGGGTAGAGTCTGGAGATCAGGCCAAAGAGATGGAGGCCATATGTGGTGGAAGAGCCCTGGGCCAGATGTAGGTCACAATTTAAGTGCCAGTTTTGTCACAACTGTGTGGTGTGACTTGAGCAGCTCATATGGTAGATAGTTTCCTCAGTGCTGGCTTTCTAACTGTTTTTACCTGAGATGTGGGGACAGATGGTTGACCATAGCAGTCTTCCTGGCCACTCCATGGACCCTGCTATAACTAGAGAagctcttttatttcttgttttaccACTTCACAAACACCAGCTGCATTTTTctggtctcagtttcttcatcttaaaGAGAGGGTAAAAATGGTACCTGTCACATAGGGCAATTATGGggattaaatgaaatcatagtgTGGGATTCATTATAAACCCTCCAAAGCTATTGGCGGTTATTAGGCTTACAaggtaattttgttttgaaaatgagtTCTGAGGTTAAAAACTTCTGTTTAGAACTGAAAGTGACCTTAAAACTTGTTGAGCTAGCTACTGGACTGAATGCTTTCTAAGGCATTTCCAGATTTCAATTTATGACTTCCTAACAAATCTGTAGTAAGAAAATGAGTCCTAACAATTAAGTTGCACAAAGAGTgagtacaaagatttcttttgtttataatcATGTCTTCCAGCTCCCAACCTTCTCTCCACCACTCTCTTTTGATGTCACAGAATGCAGTTGTTCTGTGTGTCCTGGAATCAAATCTCGACCACagtgaatttttccttccaaacacAGTAAAACTTTCACTGATCCTCTAGATTTTGCCACTTGTCCCCAATTTTTTCCTGAACTAACCCAAGGACAAAGAAACTTcttaaatgatttctttttaaaaattattattatactggggggtacattgtgacatttacaaaagttcttataatatgttgtagtagaattcacccctccatcattcttattcctcctccccccattcctggaatagtttcaaaaggtcttatttttccattttcatacatgagtacataatattttcaccatattcaccctcctacaccctttccttatatcctccccctcctactgCTACCAACCctaagacaggacctgttttaccttcctgttctttgtttttgaaaaaaaaaaagacatttttgttcatttaagatagctatacagggtgtttcttTGTAACATcctcatgtatatatgtgtgttataacctgaattagttcatcccctctattgttttcctttcaaccttagtccccttcttatagtgatttcaacaggtttaaaaattctgtattcattcttgtataggaaatacatcaatCAATCcttacatttgtttgttttcaatccTTACATTTAAGGCAACCAATTTCTACTTCTCCCATTAAAAATGGGAATCAAGAATGGGTGTAGGTTGAGGAGAGGGCTGTGTTTCTCTCAGGAAATGTAGTTTTAGTACGAAGTGTTTTTCAATGTCCACTTTGACCTACTTAACCACCATACAGCTTTGCTTTCCATTCATGAGGTGCTAATAGCCTTCTTGCTCAGCAGTAAAAATGCTGTTTGCAATGGTGCAAAGTCTGAATCCAATTATGGGAAGATGGGTTGATGGATTTTTTAAGGTTTTCACTGCATCCTAGTGTGAAGAGAAGAAGATGGGGATTTGCCTTGCACTGACCTGTCTTTGTCTTTTGCTTCCCATGCAGGAGTAAGAACTCTGCTTTTTTCAGTGATGAGGAAAGATGCTCTCTCTGGACCCTGGGGAGTGATGGGAAGGCTGAGTGTGTTAACTTCCTCCGCAAGTTGGCACATACTGACATCACATCTGTCTACCGGCTTAGTGAGTGTTTGCTCCTCAGACCCCATTGAAAGCCCAGGATCCTAAAACCTAGGAGAAAATCCCTCATTAGGAATATCTCTAAATTCTAATCCCATACAGGAATTTGGGGTTGTGACCACTATTCAACTGATGACTGAGGTCAAATATTATTAGTACAGTTTCCCTTCAGATTTCAGATAATTCTGGGGTTGCACTTGCCATGCTGCCTAGCAACTATGAAAATGATGAAACCAAATCACCTATATCATGGTGGTTAACTGTATTGGTTCCATCCTAATCTTGGAAAGGAAGAACTTCCTGAATTGTGGCTAAAGTCCCTCCTTCTAGGACTGAAATTTATACCTAATAACAAAGGGACAACTGGAAGGGCCCTCAGAGATTATTTCTCCCCTCATTTTGCaaattgggaaactgaggctcaagtgAATTGGTGCCTGAGCCACAATAGGAACCACCCTCTTGTAACTTCTGGTCAGGACAGGATGTTTTACCACATGGCCCCAGACACAATATGACATCAGGCTACTGGGTGTCATCAGTCTTGTGGGGGCACTTGGTCTCTGCACTTAGCACAGTTTTTGGCAATGTCTGAAtgattgagtgaatgaatgaatgaatggcacTCATTTCCCTTATGGTGGGAAAGGCCCACTGCTCAGCGTCAGGAAGCACATTCACTCACTGATGACTTGAGGGAAACTCTTTTTCTCTCGTCTCTGTGATGGCATGGCTAATTAGCTGGACACATTTATGGGTACACCCAGAGATTCTGTATAGGGACCCTCAGACCAGCATCCAGGAATTGGAGGCTTTCTTTATGCACAAGAAGCCTTTGTGAAGAGCACCTACCCAGACATCATCACCCAGCCCTTGTCAGCCTTTCTCACCATAAGCAGATCACACTGGTCCATTAGGGTGAGCCAGGAAACTGAAGCCATAGGCACTGCTCTGTATGTGGGAGCAGAGATCTGAAAAAATCAAGGGCAGGCCTTGAGAGGGAGGTGGCATATTTGGATCAAAGATATCTGCCTCATGTTGATCCCTGTTGGAGGAGCCAAGAACAAGCTTCAGACAGCATGTTGCCTCTTGCTTAAAGACCAGGACTTAGCTCTGCTGTGTGCAGGCTGGGCCTTATGGTTGTGTAGGCTGCCTTGGCACCAAggcaaccaaccaaccaacagaGGGTCCTTCTTACGGTCAATTTCAGCTCTTCTAAAAAGGAGAGCTCCTCTGATCCTTCCCCCCACTTTGTAATTCACGTACCCTGTATGCTCTCGGTGTCCTGACCCTGAGGAAAATAGCTGTGGTAAGACTGGCACATGCCCCTCAATGTCAGAAGGGCCAGAAGAACTTTCCAGAGCCAAGCTGTTTAtctctctcatcttttttttggtgggatcttCTACCTTTTACAAATTTCAGATTTGAGTATCTGCAATAACAAGCACAGAAGTCCTCCCCAGAGGACAGCAAAAAGAGGCTTGGCTTGAAGACAGCCTGGTCTCAGAGTTCACTGCAGACACAGAATCAGGGCTCAGACAGATGTGTCTTCTCTGCCAGGAAGAGGTGGCATCTTTTCTCTAGTAGCCCCTGTCCCGTGGACTAGGAGCCTGGTCTTCACCTACGCAGCTCCATTGCAGGCTCTTTAGGGAAGAGAATGCATTTCTTCACTGCCAAAGCAATGTCTTCTTGTTTCTCACCTAGCCTCATTTCCCTTTTGTGACATTAGGTGACTGCATTTTAAGTCTCCTTGACCTCTAtcactctcccttctctctctgccttgtcAGTCTCTTTCTGACAAGAAAGGCTGATGTTCTTCAGCCTCATTAACACATCCCcctgtcccttcctctcttcctgcttTACTTTCCTTCTAACTGCTTCACCTGTGTGATCACATTCAGTCCTGGGCTTTGGCCAGCTCCTTGTGACCTGCTTGTGACTCTATTTGCATAGTCTCTACTTTTCTCCCTGGCTCCAGACCTACTCCTTTCTCTACCTAGAGCTTTTGGAAGTAACACAAAGTCAGACTATCTAAAACTGCTCTCAAGACTCTCCCATCCACCACTTTGTCCCACCCAGTTACATCAGGGAACAAAACTGGGGGGTCCCAGGTGCATCTCTACTCTGTTTTCTTTACCATCCACTTCTGGCTCTTGGTCTTGCCACTTCTGTAAAGCAGTGTCCAGCACATTGTACACATTAAACCAATGTCCGTCAAGTGGATGGATGATGAATGAatggaggaatgaagaaaaaaaggatgCACTACACATGCTGAGGCAGTGCCATAGGCCACAAAGATCCCTACCCTTGGAGTTCTGTCCTGGATGTGTTGCATACTTGCTGAGAGATGTGGGCCTTGCAGCTCTCTGGCCTTCAGTTTTTATCATCATCTATCCCCACACCTCATAGTATAGAGTTCATTTCCagatttttcttctctgattctgGGTCTTACTTATACCTCAGTTCTCAACCGTAAAGTGTGTGGGTTAAACAGGATGACTGATCCAGGCAGCTCTTAAACTGATCCTGAAGAGGCTTCCTCAGAGCTCATGGCCTGGGCCCTGGAGGCTTTGGCAGAGTGACCTGTTCTGACCTAATACCAGGTCTGTCCTTCATCTTTACCTAGGTGGGTTTGAATCCATCCAGCATCTTCCAAACGATCTGAGTGGTGAGTAGAGATTATGCTGATCCTGACCTCTCATCCCTCAGGTCAGCATGTCTGTCCTCTTGCCAGGAACTGGCTGCCCTGGTTGCAGGTGCTCAGGGGTGCTCAACTCTACCTGTCCTTTCAGCGTCACAGCCAGAAGACTTCAAGAAGGCCACACATAGTAGAGCCTGGGAGGAGCGCCAGGCTGTGGGCTCCAGACATTCTAGTAGCTCTGTGGACTCCAATCTGGAAGAGGAATTCCTCTCAGTCGCTTCGGACAGCTATCACCTGCCAGAGCCTGATGACCTCGATGACCCGGAACTGTTCATGGACCTAAACACCGGTCAGGATGAAGAGGAAGCTGAGAACTTTGCCCCCATATTGGCTTTTCTGGATCATGAGGGTTACACTGACCACTTTAAGAGCCTCTatgatttctccttttctttcctcacttCTTCCTTTTACAGCTTCTCTGAGGAGGATGAGCTGGTGGCCTACCTGGAGGCCTCGAGGAAGTGGGCCAAGAGGAACCACATGACCTGGGCCCATGCCCGTCTCTGCTTCCTCCTGGGCCGGCTGAGCATCAGGAAGGTCAAACTCTCCCAGGCCAGGGTGTACTTTGAGGAGGCCATCCACATTCTCAGTGGAGCATTTGGAGACTTATCCCTAGTGGCTGCTCTGTACATCAATTTGGCTGCCATCTATCTGAAGCAGAGACTGAGGCATAAAAGCTCAACCCTTCTAGAAAAGGCAGGTGCCCTGGTGGCCTGCCTGCCTGATCGTGAGTCCAGTGCCAAGAATGAGCTTGATGTGGTGGCCTATGTACTGCGCCAGGGGATTGTGGAAGGCAGTAAACCCTTGGAGGCCAGAGCTTGCTTTCTGGCCATCCGATTGCTTCTGAGGCTAGGCCGGCATGAAGAGGTCCTGCCCTTTGCTGAGCGTTTGCAGCAACTCTCTGGACACCTTCCTGCCTCAGATACTATGGCCACCATCCTGAGTTTTCTGTATGACAAGAAGTATCTTCCATATCTTGCGGTGGCCTCTGTCCAGCAATGTGGTAACCAGAGTGCCCAGTGGATGTCTCTTCCTATTTGGCAGGTCTACTTGGTCCTCCAGAATACCACCAAGATCCTTGGTACTTCCTTTTCAAGTGGAGGTGAAGTTTCTGCCCTGGCCTGCCCGACACTCAGGCGGGCGCTGGCTGCCTGTGAGGAACAGGCTGACCTGAGCACCCAGCGGGCCCTCTGTCTCATCCTGTCCAAAATGTACCTCCAACACAGGTCTCCCAATGGTGCCATCTACTATCTGAGCCAGGCCTTGATGTTAGGGCAGCTACTGGGTGAGCGGGAAGCTTTTGAGTCATCCCTCTGTCTGGCATGGGCTTATCTCTTAGCCAGCCAGACGAAGAAGGCTTTGGATATACTTGAGCCACTGTTATGCTCCTTGAAGGAGACAGAGTATGTTGCCCAAAGTGGAGTGGTCCATAACCTCCTGGGACTTGCACTGCAAGATGAAGGTCAGATGAGCAGGGCAGCCAAGAGCTATCTCCAGGCCTTGAACAGAGCTCAGGAGATGGAGAATGTGCATAACCAGGCAGTGACTATGGCCAATCTTGGTAACCTGACCCTCAAGGCTCAGCAGCCAGCTAGGGACTATCTCCTGCAAGCTGTCCGGCTCTATTCTGAACTCCAGGCCAGCAAGGAAACGGACATAGAATTGGTACAGGTGCTTCTCTGGTTGGCCCAACTTCTGGTGTCTGGACACCAGCTGACCCATGCCCAGCTTTGTTATGAAATGGCACTGCTGTTTGGCTTAAGACATCAACACATAAAGAGTGAGTATATCCTGTGCTGCTGGGGAGCCTTAGAGATGAGTGCTGGAACATGCTTTGCCCAAGTCCTGTCTCAAGGGATCTCATTCATATCCCTGCTTTATGTTCAGGTCAGCTTCAGGTCACCAGATCCCTCTGCCACTTCTACAGCTCTGTATCCCCAAATCCTGAGGCATGCATCACCTACCATGAACACTGGCTGGCTCTGGCTCAGCAACTCAGGGACCGGGAGATGGAGGGGAGGCTACTGGAGTCCCTTGGGCAACTCTATCGGAACCTAAACACAGCCAGGTGAGATGGGCTTAGGGATGGTTCTAGAAGTCTCTTTCATTCCTTAAGGAGAGACAGTGTTCTTTCTCTTAGGGAGTCAAGTTTAAAGGCACATAGTGCATAGTGCCATGGAAAAGAACACGGTGCCACCCATTGCTtgttagctgtgtggccttgggcaagctatttaatttttccttgcctcagtttcttcatcagtcAGAGGAGGATAATGATGACATCTGTAGTGTCACTGTGAGGAATGAGTGAGTTAAAGCTCACGAAACACTTGGAACAGTATCTGATTGAAAATCTCAGTAGTGTTTGCCATGCCACTGTTACTTGTGTGTTTCTGTAACAACCCATCATGTGATCATGGCTGAGGGTGTGTAATTCAGAGGTGGCAGTAGTACTGAGGACCATGGAGCCTCCAGGAGGTCTTCATAACCAGAAGACAACTGGAATTTGAGAAAGCAGGGGTGTAAAATTTCATGATACTGTTTGGGGCCTTACCttcaaaatgaaactggaaattaTGAAATGAAGTTTATTATTTTCACCTGTTCACTGAGTTTTAGAATGAGTACACATTTAAAAACAGCTAACTTTTTCAGCTTAATCGTGTTGACAAAACTGTGTGATAGAACCGTAAGACATCCTTTGTTTTGTGACTTTTTCGGTGCTGTCTTTAAAAGCTTTGCGTTTGTAAAAAATCCCTAAATGTAACTATATAACCCCAAAGCATCATTTAACCCTTCCATACTCAAATTAGTCTCACTTGAAGCATCTTGTCATGGCTTGCTGATATTCTCTATTCTCTACTTGGTCTCTTCACCGACCTCTTGATCCTGGTTTAATGACAGTCAGCCTTCAGTTCTGTCTCTAAGAAACCTTTAATGGAGTCCATTAAATCTTGCAGGGTTTGCAAGATTTTCAGTTTCACTTTGCAACAGATTTGCATTGCAAGCTTGTGGTCATAATTATGAATGACTTCTGAAATAGGGCAGGGTACTTGCTAGTGTTGAGTAGAGAGAGGGGGTTGAAGAGAGGCCAATTATGGGGCAGCTTTTGCCTTTAAGCTGCATGATAATCTTGGGTACCTGAACAGTCAGATAATGAACTCTCTTTCTGTATGTATTCACCCCACTCCCTCTCCAATCTCCCTCTGCCTTTTCTTACAAGAATCTGATGTCCTCTGCACTGCCCACTGTTTTTGCCTTCCATGCCAGGAAGAGGGTTTGGGATCCATGCAGCATGTGAGGCCTCGTCTCCACCTGCCCTGCTTCTATTCCAGGACACCCTAGGAGTCTGGATGCTTTTGGTACAGACCCAAAAGGCAGGATTTGATGAACCATTGAGCCAAAATAATCACATGCACATGGTGAAGCATCTTGGAACTCAGCTTTGGGAAAGCTGGATTTTAAGGGAATGAAGCAAGGGTGCCAAGTATGTATCAGACTCACTGCCGCCTCTTGTTACTGTGCAAGCTCAGTCTTAGGTTAATTCTGCTCTTGGCCATTGCCTGCATCCTTTGCTTACCAGCCCCCTCCCCTCATCCCAGTTGTCAAAAGCCCCTGAAATCCTAAAGTGGAACAAGAGAGAGTGCCCCAGATGCTGTTAAGGCCTCATCTATGGCAGTGTTCAGAATCACCGTCCTTAGGAGATGAGGGTGATAAAGAAGAGGTAAGGGTTAGGGCTTCAGTTGCTCCAACAACCAACTGGAGGAAGCCAGAAGCTATGGGGCTGCGAGGGGAGGGCACTCCAAATTGGATAAGGAAACCAGATCTTGCTATGACCTAATAACATGTTATCTGGTGACTTAAACAAGTCACTTCTCTTGGTTGTTGCATTTATAAAGTCAAATCGAGTCAGGAATCTTCCAGTTTCAATTGTATAGTCAGTTAGCTATACAATTCTGATACTGACTTAGTAGAATCCATTAGAATTCCTGCTGCTTCTCTAGAATCTTGAATTTGGAGGTGGGGGCAGATTCTTAAAGTTGTGGGCTTTTTAGGGGATGGGTGAGATCAGAGACCTAAACTTCCAGGGTCTGAAAGACTGAAGTATATCCAGGAGTTCTTGAAAGCAGACATTGTAGCTAGTTCAGAGTTAGGCAGgtgttgtgtgtatgtggcaAGCTAAGGGGTAAACTGGTTACTTAGTCCCTAAATTCACTGCCTGGAGCTGCAGCTGTGACTGATGTGGCTCCTGCTGCCCAAGATGGAGAATGGGGGAGATTTACCTGGGGGACTCCCTGGTTCCTTTGCTCAGGGCTC contains:
- the Sh3tc2 gene encoding SH3 domain and tetratricopeptide repeat-containing protein 2 isoform X3 is translated as MSKTALCIERPWSLSCAREEAGGGTQLGGSQRSSGWCSQGPWPGEDGAHMGGCFCIPRERSLSWDPGKGGPSKDPTVSSECKSSSEYKEKCFLPQNTTADLTLSFCVKSRCRRSAYATLQEAARRRLWELESEDQDARALFKDLSARLVSIQSQRAQFLITFKTVEEIWRFSTYLNLGYVSTCLEYLLFDHKYWLNCRLVEDTEIQVSVDDNHLETIYLGLLIQEGHFFCRALCSVVPSAEKEGECLTLCKNELISVKLWEGESEWEGMSLVTGQRGLVPVSALEPLPVPFHQWFLKNYPGSCDLSRKKDWTGSYQIGRGRCKAVKDYQQKEKGELNFLQGESFEIIGFVIPGLQWFIGKSVSSGEVGFVPTRSIDPDSYSPMSKNSAFFSDEERCSLWTLGSDGKAECVNFLRKLAHTDITSVYRLSGFESIQHLPNDLSASQPEDFKKATHSRAWEERQAVGSRHSSSSVDSNLEEEFLSVASDSYHLPEPDDLDDPELFMDLNTGQDEEEAENFAPILAFLDHEGYTDHFKSLYDFSFSFLTSSFYSFSEEDELVAYLEASRKWAKRNHMTWAHARLCFLLGRLSIRKVKLSQARVYFEEAIHILSGAFGDLSLVAALYINLAAIYLKQRLRHKSSTLLEKAGALVACLPDRESSAKNELDVVAYVLRQGIVEGSKPLEARACFLAIRLLLRLGRHEEVLPFAERLQQLSGHLPASDTMATILSFLYDKKYLPYLAVASVQQCGNQSAQWMSLPIWQVYLVLQNTTKILGTSFSSGGEVSALACPTLRRALAACEEQADLSTQRALCLILSKMYLQHRSPNGAIYYLSQALMLGQLLGEREAFESSLCLAWAYLLASQTKKALDILEPLLCSLKETEYVAQSGVVHNLLGLALQDEGQMSRAAKSYLQALNRAQEMENVHNQAVTMANLGNLTLKAQQPARDYLLQAVRLYSELQASKETDIELVQVLLWLAQLLVSGHQLTHAQLCYEMALLFGLRHQHIKSQLQVTRSLCHFYSSVSPNPEACITYHEHWLALAQQLRDREMEGRLLESLGQLYRNLNTARSLRQSLTCIKNSLRIFIDLGEKDKAAEAWLGAGRLYYLIQEDELVELYLQAAIQTALRSEEPSLALKLYEEAGDVFFNGTRHRHRAVEYYRAGAVPLARRMKAVRTELRVFNKLTELEISLKGHEKALEFATLAARLSVVTENLI
- the Sh3tc2 gene encoding SH3 domain and tetratricopeptide repeat-containing protein 2 isoform X4, with protein sequence MSKTALCIERPWSLSCAREEAGGGTQLGGSQRSSGWCSQGPWPGEDGAHMGGCFCIPRERSLSWDPGKGGPSKDPTVSSECKSSSEYKEKCFLPQNTTADLTLSFCVKSRCRRSAYATLQEAARRRLWELESEDQDARALFKDLSARLVSIQSQRAQFLITFKTVEEIWRFSTYLNLGYVSTCLEYLLFDHKYWLNCRLVEDTEIQVSVDDNHLETIYLGLLIQEGHFFCRALCSVVPSAEKEGECLTLCKNELISVKLWEGESEWEGMSLVTGQRGLVPVSALEPLPVPFHQWFLKNYPGSCDLSRKKDWTGSYQIGRGRCKAVKDYQQKEKGELNFLQGESFEIIGFVIPGLQWFIGKSVSSGEVGFVPTRSIDPDSYSPMSKNSAFFSDEERCSLWTLGSDGKAECVNFLRKLAHTDITSVYRLSGFESIQHLPNDLSASQPEDFKKATHSRAWEERQAVGSRHSSSSVDSNLEEEFLSVASDSYHLPEPDDLDDPELFMDLNTGQDEEEAENFAPILAFLDHEGYTDHFKSLYDFSFSFLTSSFYSFSEEDELVAYLEASRKWAKRNHMTWAHARLCFLLGRLSIRKVKLSQARVYFEEAIHILSGAFGDLSLVAALYINLAAIYLKQRLRHKSSTLLEKAGALVACLPDRESSAKNELDVVAYVLRQGIVEGSKPLEARACFLAIRLLLRLGRHEEVLPFAERLQQLSGHLPASDTMATILSFLYDKKYLPYLAVASVQQCGNQSAQWMSLPIWQVYLVLQNTTKILGTSFSSGGEVSALACPTLRRALAACEEQADLSTQRALCLILSKMYLQHRSPNGAIYYLSQALMLGQLLGEREAFESSLCLAWAYLLASQTKKALDILEPLLCSLKETEYVAQSGVVHNLLGLALQDEGQMSRAAKSYLQALNRAQEMENVHNQAVTMANLGNLTLKAQQPARDYLLQAVRLYSELQASKETDIELVQVLLWLAQLLVSGHQLTHAQLCYEMALLFGLRHQHIKSQLQVTRSLCHFYSSVSPNPEACITYHEHWLALAQQLRDREMEGRLLESLGQLYRNLNTARSLRQSLTCIKNSLRIFIDLGEKDKAAEAWLGAGRLYYLIQEDELVELYLQAAIQTALRSEEPSLALKLYEEAGDVFFNGTRHRHRAVEYYRAGAVPLARRMKAVRTELRVFNKLTELEISLKGHEKALEFATLAARLSVVTVF
- the Sh3tc2 gene encoding SH3 domain and tetratricopeptide repeat-containing protein 2 isoform X2; its protein translation is MSKTALCIERPWSLSCAREEAGGGTQLGGSQRSSGWCSQGPWPGEDGAHMGGCFCIPRERSLSWDPGKGGPSKDPTVSSECKSSSEYKEKCFLPQNTTADLTLSFCVKSRCRRSAYATLQEAARRRLWELESEDQDARALFKDLSARLVSIQSQRAQFLITFKTVEEIWRFSTYLNLGYVSTCLEYLLFDHKYWLNCRLVEDTEIQVSVDDNHLETIYLGLLIQEGHFFCRALCSVVPSAEKEGECLTLCKNELISVKLWEGESEWEGMSLVTGQRGLVPVSALEPLPVPFHQWFLKNYPGSCDLSRKKDWTGSYQIGRGRCKAVKDYQQKEKGELNFLQGESFEIIGFVIPGLQWFIGKSVSSGEVGFVPTRSIDPDSYSPMSKNSAFFSDEERCSLWTLGSDGKAECVNFLRKLAHTDITSVYRLSGFESIQHLPNDLSASQPEDFKKATHSRAWEERQAVGSRHSSSSVDSNLEEEFLSVASDSYHLPEPDDLDDPELFMDLNTGQDEEEAENFAPILAFLDHEGYTDHFKSLYDFSFSFLTSSFYSFSEEDELVAYLEASRKWAKRNHMTWAHARLCFLLGRLSIRKVKLSQARVYFEEAIHILSGAFGDLSLVAALYINLAAIYLKQRLRHKSSTLLEKAGALVACLPDRESSAKNELDVVAYVLRQGIVEGSKPLEARACFLAIRLLLRLGRHEEVLPFAERLQQLSGHLPASDTMATILSFLYDKKYLPYLAVASVQQCGNQSAQWMSLPIWQVYLVLQNTTKILGTSFSSGGEVSALACPTLRRALAACEEQADLSTQRALCLILSKMYLQHRSPNGAIYYLSQALMLGQLLGEREAFESSLCLAWAYLLASQTKKALDILEPLLCSLKETEYVAQSGVVHNLLGLALQDEGQMSRAAKSYLQALNRAQEMENVHNQAVTMANLGNLTLKAQQPARDYLLQAVRLYSELQASKETDIELVQVLLWLAQLLVSGHQLTHAQLCYEMALLFGLRHQHIKSQLQVTRSLCHFYSSVSPNPEACITYHEHWLALAQQLRDREMEGRLLESLGQLYRNLNTARSLRQSLTCIKNSLRIFIDLGEKDKAAEAWLGAGRLYYLIQEDELVELYLQAAIQTALRSEEPSLALKLYEEAGDVFFNGTRHRHRAVEYYRAGAVPLARRMKAVRTELRVFNKLTELEISLKGHEKALEFATLAARLSVVTGTIPAI
- the Sh3tc2 gene encoding SH3 domain and tetratricopeptide repeat-containing protein 2 isoform X1 — encoded protein: MGGCFCIPRERSLSWDPGKGGPSKDPTVSSECKSSSEYKEKCFLPQNTTADLTLSFCVKSRCRRSAYATLQEAARRRLWELESEDQDARALFKDLSARLVSIQSQRAQFLITFKTVEEIWRFSTYLNLGYVSTCLEYLLFDHKYWLNCRLVEDTEIQVSVDDNHLETIYLGLLIQEGHFFCRALCSVVPSAEKEGECLTLCKNELISVKLWEGESEWEGMSLVTGQRGLVPVSALEPLPVPFHQWFLKNYPGSCDLSRKKDWTGSYQIGRGRCKAVKDYQQKEKGELNFLQGESFEIIGFVIPGLQWFIGKSVSSGEVGFVPTRSIDPDSYSPMSKNSAFFSDEERCSLWTLGSDGKAECVNFLRKLAHTDITSVYRLSGFESIQHLPNDLSASQPEDFKKATHSRAWEERQAVGSRHSSSSVDSNLEEEFLSVASDSYHLPEPDDLDDPELFMDLNTGQDEEEAENFAPILAFLDHEGYTDHFKSLYDFSFSFLTSSFYSFSEEDELVAYLEASRKWAKRNHMTWAHARLCFLLGRLSIRKVKLSQARVYFEEAIHILSGAFGDLSLVAALYINLAAIYLKQRLRHKSSTLLEKAGALVACLPDRESSAKNELDVVAYVLRQGIVEGSKPLEARACFLAIRLLLRLGRHEEVLPFAERLQQLSGHLPASDTMATILSFLYDKKYLPYLAVASVQQCGNQSAQWMSLPIWQVYLVLQNTTKILGTSFSSGGEVSALACPTLRRALAACEEQADLSTQRALCLILSKMYLQHRSPNGAIYYLSQALMLGQLLGEREAFESSLCLAWAYLLASQTKKALDILEPLLCSLKETEYVAQSGVVHNLLGLALQDEGQMSRAAKSYLQALNRAQEMENVHNQAVTMANLGNLTLKAQQPARDYLLQAVRLYSELQASKETDIELVQVLLWLAQLLVSGHQLTHAQLCYEMALLFGLRHQHIKSQLQVTRSLCHFYSSVSPNPEACITYHEHWLALAQQLRDREMEGRLLESLGQLYRNLNTARSLRQSLTCIKNSLRIFIDLGEKDKAAEAWLGAGRLYYLIQEDELVELYLQAAIQTALRSEEPSLALKLYEEAGDVFFNGTRHRHRAVEYYRAGAVPLARRMKAVRTELRVFNKLTELEISLKGHEKALEFATLAARLSVVTGDRKQELVAFHRLATVYHSLHMYEMAEDCYLKTLSLCPPWLQSPKEALYYAKVYYRLGRLTFYQLKDVHDATEYFLLALAAAVLLGDEQLQDTIRRRLDNICRSSLWRSHPSGCSSERARWLSSGGLAL